Sequence from the Terriglobales bacterium genome:
CGACCCTCGCTTTGGAACCGCGCTCGGTCGCCCGGTTTTATCGCGAGTTCATGGCCATGCTGCGCGATCTGGACATCACGGTAAAAATCTGGAAGATGCCCTGCGAAGTTCCCGACCCCATCCCTTTCGACAAGGACGAACAGCACGCCTCCTACGATGCTGACTATGCCCACCGCTTCTGGCGAATACTGCAGTCTGCCGATACCGTCTTCAAAGAATTTCGTGCCGGCTTTATTGGCAAGGCCAGCCCGGTACATTTCTTCTGGGGCAGTTTCGATCTCGCAGTCACCCGTTTCTCCGGACGCCCGGCGCCCGAACGCAAAGGCGCGGACATCATCACCCGGGAGGCGTACTCACATGAAGTCAGCAGCGCGGGCTTCTGGCCCGGTGGCGGGGATGTGAAAGGCGCTGCCTTTTATTCCTATGCGGCTCCAGAACCAGCAGGCTTTTCTGCTGCTCCCGTCAGACCTAGGCCCGGGTTCTACAGCACCGCACTCTCCGAGTACCTGCTCATGTACGATGATGTTCGCCGGGCCGAGTCACCAAGGCTGGCCCTCATGGATTTTCTGCAAAGTACCTATGAGGCCGCCGCTACCCTCGGCAAGTGGGATCGCGCTTCATTGGAACGGTCTCCATCCGCCAGCGCCGCCTGACAAAATAAAGGACCTATGAACAACCCGTCCCAGCCCCCCGTCCTCGACCCTGCCGTTCAAAAACTTCTCGACGAGTTCGCTTCCACACCTGGTCCAAAGATTCACGAGCTTCCAGTAGAAGACGCGCGGCACGTCTTTTTGGATATGCAATCAATCTCCATTCCTAAACTGCCAGCCGACATCGAAGATCACACGCTTCCCATTGGTCCGCGCGGGTCGGTTCTCATTCGCATAGTTAAGCCGCAAGGAATTGCCGGCCCGCTCCCGGCGGTTATGTATTTCCACGGTGGAGGCTGGGTCGTCGGAGACCGCGAGACCCACGACCGCCTTCTGCGAGAATTGGCAAACGGCGCCAACGCCGCGATTGTCTTTGTAGAGTATTCGCGTTCACCGGAATCGTGCTATCCCATCGCCAACGAAGAAGCCTATGCCGCAACCCAATGGATCGCAGAGCACGGCGATGAACTCGGCCTCGATTCCAATCGGCTTGCGCTCGCGGGCGACAGCGCCGGCGGAAATATGGCCACGGTCGTATCCATGCTCGCTAAGCAGCGCGGCGGTCCCAACATTGACCTCCAGATTCTGTTCTGCCCCACCCTGGATGCTTCCACCGATCCCGAGTCCTATCGCCAGTTCGGCGCCGGATACGCGCTCGACCTCGAAGCCATGGAATGGTTCTGGAACCATTATTTCTCCGCTTCCGAGGTGCGTTTTGAGCCCACCGCCTCTCCCCTGCGAGCTTCCTTGCAGCAACTGGCAGAGCTGCCACCCACGTTGATTATCACGGCAGAATGCGACGTTCTGCGTGACGAAGCCGAGGTTTTCGCGGGCAAATTGATGCAAGCCGGTGTCCAGGTGACAGCAACCCGGTATCTCGGCACTATTCACGATTTCATGGTGCACAACGCGCTCGCGGAAATGCCGGCCACACGCGCCGCCGTCGCGCAGGCCAACGCAGCCTTGCGCCAGGTCTTTCACTCTCGGGCTGAACGCGTTGCCGCCTAGCTCTTTGGCCACGGCGAATGTTATGTCTTGCCGCCGACACCCCCGTTTCGATAAAACTCCTTGACTACTCACAACTTGTGGGTAAACTTGTGCGCTATCAGAAGTTCGAACTTGGCGCACGTGCCCGATCCCTGGCTTGTGGAGGTCGTATGCGGCTTTTGCGGTGCTTTGCCGTATTGGCAATTGCAGTTCTGATGGCTGCTCTTCCGCTCTTCGCGCAGAAAATTACTGGCGATATTATCGGCGACGTCACTGACACGACCGGCGCGGTGCTGCCCAATGCGAATGTTACGGCCAAGAACGTGGACACCGGTTTCAGTCGCTCTGCCACCACCTCCAGCACTGGCTCGTATCGCATTCCCGATTTGCCGGTGGGCAACTACAACGTGACGATCTCGTCCGAAGGCTTCAAGACCATGAGCCAACGGGCACAAGTGATTTCCGGTGCAGTGGTGCGGGCCGGGTTCAAAATGGAGATTGGGCAACGAGCGGAGACGGTGACGGTAGAGGGCCAGGCTCCGCTGGTCGATCTCTCTCCCAACAACAATAACTATGTGGACACTGAAAAGATTGCGAGCGTGCCGCTGAATGGACGCGACTTCAACTCGTTGCTGGCGGTGACTCCGGGTGTGCAGCGCTCTCCCGGCGGAGGCTTCCTGGCCGTGAGCGTGAACGGCGCGCGCACTACTTCGAATAACTATTTCATTGACGGTCTGTATAACAATGATCGCTACTACGGCGATTCCGCGGTTAACCAAACGGGAGTTGTAGGAATACCCGCCACCATTTTTCCACCAGAAGCGATTCAGGAGTTGAGCGTCCAAGAGACCCCATCGGCCGAGTTTGGAGTTAAGGGTGGTGCACCCATTCTTCTAGGCATGAAGAGCGGCACTAATTCTTGGCATGGAACCGCGACTTGGGTGCGTCATACAAACTTCGCTGATGCGGCCAATTATTTTTCAAATCATAATCCGGACAACTGCGCGGCTCCGGGCGAGTGCAAGTCCACCCCTTTACACAACAATCAGTTTGGCGGAACTTTGGGCGGTCCGATCATCAAAGATAAAGCATTCTTCTTCGTCTATTACGAAGGCCAGCGCTACAAGTCCTTGGCCGTCAGCAGTCGGACCGTTCCCAGTCCGGCTGAGATTCAGGGAGCACTTGCTGACATTAATGCAAAAGGGCTTGCGGTAAATCCTGTCGGGCAAGCCCTGCTCAATTTCTTCCCCACGTCACCCACGACAAGTCTTGTTGCACAAACGCCAACTACGGCTAAGGATGATGGTTTTGGTATCAAAGGCGACTACAAGCTCAGCCAAAATCACTCTATAAACGGTCGCTATATTTTCGGAGACAGTTTGCAAAGCGCGCCACCCTTTGCAGGTCTACCCGCAGGCGGGCCGAAGCCCGATTTGTTCAATTCTGTCGCTCCCTCACGCGCGCAGATGGGTGGATTGAGTTGGACTTGGAACATTGCTAATAACAAAATTTTAGAGAGCCGGTTGGGCTACACGCGCTTTGCACAGATCATTGAGGTCAACAATAAGATCGATCCTAAGAGCCTGGGATTGGATACCGGTCCCCTGTCTCCCACGGATTTCGGTGTGCCCTACGTGTATTTGTATCAGCTCGGGTACGGCGGTTACATCGGTGGTGTTCAAGGATATCCCATCACCACCCGGCCTGATTCCACTTGGGACTGGTCGGAACACTACTCTTGGGTGAAAGGCAACCATACCATCAAGTTTGGCGGCAACTATC
This genomic interval carries:
- a CDS encoding DUF5996 family protein, with amino-acid sequence MNNSRAANSELAWPELPLDQWKDTYATLHMWTQIVGKVRLALSPHLNHWWEVPLYVSASGLTTSPIPYRDILFEIEFDFIDHQLSIHLSDGRAATLALEPRSVARFYREFMAMLRDLDITVKIWKMPCEVPDPIPFDKDEQHASYDADYAHRFWRILQSADTVFKEFRAGFIGKASPVHFFWGSFDLAVTRFSGRPAPERKGADIITREAYSHEVSSAGFWPGGGDVKGAAFYSYAAPEPAGFSAAPVRPRPGFYSTALSEYLLMYDDVRRAESPRLALMDFLQSTYEAAATLGKWDRASLERSPSASAA
- a CDS encoding alpha/beta hydrolase, with the protein product MNNPSQPPVLDPAVQKLLDEFASTPGPKIHELPVEDARHVFLDMQSISIPKLPADIEDHTLPIGPRGSVLIRIVKPQGIAGPLPAVMYFHGGGWVVGDRETHDRLLRELANGANAAIVFVEYSRSPESCYPIANEEAYAATQWIAEHGDELGLDSNRLALAGDSAGGNMATVVSMLAKQRGGPNIDLQILFCPTLDASTDPESYRQFGAGYALDLEAMEWFWNHYFSASEVRFEPTASPLRASLQQLAELPPTLIITAECDVLRDEAEVFAGKLMQAGVQVTATRYLGTIHDFMVHNALAEMPATRAAVAQANAALRQVFHSRAERVAA